Proteins encoded within one genomic window of Triticum aestivum cultivar Chinese Spring chromosome 2D, IWGSC CS RefSeq v2.1, whole genome shotgun sequence:
- the LOC123055403 gene encoding uncharacterized protein, whose protein sequence is MKEEKYLKEEGRELVKEKKQMEPTDMPEEHQRLDLSSPGCSSVKQSRDLLDRIERSAQRQLVVTDEIRRLSQQMRAVKARSLTDILGVEHKTEETAALDERNPANGGELKPETAALNGHEADGGAANGGEHKMETDALDEKMAPEQKEFAQYADAWDDKWGSNGFGLFHYMTTISSMQYTHLIPGSAPRHYCRAAPSLQVVSIKLAEIQGGPEWPLPVYGMIAVRDHVDHNRNLLFACYRSRCQILKEKEPFLALTGPSRAIVCKESVDFEIQLKVRGTTESEDRALITGVCTYNRGDDTVCFTNCFCTAEFRLEVLQETVQATVLGVRVKDGSWPSGCGGRVTCSLIDGEIDDTPGQLELLVSRGSAMPVTSEGYLLLSRNVVSVDVNRNLNFLLEACLPSGDIIAQKVLSFEPKLCNISQGSCELNGIELEITVAWSCLVSEKRDISVQGCVGDEEQDGDIASMEQQVPKIDSKLTSEVGPEAETESAMSLDTSELANESSTSMFISDKSILEPADSVATNTGYDVEKMYRGKSDEQLKIEAKEMAAEQKSFDMYVDAWEGSWGYDGFGCFRDMTTVSSMQYTHLVPGSTPLHYGRVLHYGRVLPSLQIFSVKLAEIRGGLEWPLPVYGTVAARDHVDHNRNLLFARNRSECQILNEEDSFLTLTGPSRAIVSEESVVLEIQLKVRGRTKSQDKPLINGVCTYYSRRENPICFTNCFCTVELSLEELRRTVQATILGVRVKEEGSWPGFGGRVACSVIGPDASPQEVELLDSRHRAMPMTSQRYLVLSRNVVSVDFCGSLNFVLEAYSDSGDIIAQKNESLKPKFCNISQQTCKLTGDIELEITVAWSSLISEKWDISARRCYG, encoded by the exons ATGAAGGAGGAGAAGTACCTCAAGGAGGAGGGGAGAGAACTGGtgaaggagaagaagcagatggagCCGACGGACATGCCCGAGGAGCACCAGAGGTTAGATTTGTCCAGCCCCGGCTGCAGTTCTGTTAAGCAGAGTCGAGATTTGTTGGATAGGATCGAGCGCAGCGCACAGCGGCAACTGGTTGTTACGGATGAAATCAGGCGCTTGAGCCAGCAGATGAGGGCTGTCAAAGCCCGCAGCCTGACGGATATTCTGGGCGTGGAGCACAAGACTGAAGAAACTGCAGCCTTGGATGAGCGTAATCCTGCTAATGGCGGGGAGCTCAAGCCGGAAACTGCAGCCTTGAATGGGCATGAGGCTGATGGCGGTGCTGCCAATGGCGGGGAGCACAAGATGGAAACTGACGCCTTGGATGAGAAGATGGCCCCTGAACAGAAGGAATTTGCTCAGTACGCTGATGCCTGGGATGATAAATGGGGATCCAATGGGTTCGGTCTCTTCCATTACATGA CGACGATCAGTTCCATGCAATATACACACTTGATACCCGGGAGCGCCCCAAGGCACTATTGTCGAGCCGCGCCTAGCCTCCAGGTCGTCTCCATCAAACTGGCAGAAATTCAAGGTGGTCCGGAATGGCCGTTGCCAGTGTACGGTATGATTGCTGTCAGAGACCATGTGGATCACAATCGCAACCTTCTGTTTGCCTGCTATAGGAGCAGGTGTCAGATACTCAAGGAAAAG GAGCCCTTTTTGGCCTTGACTGGCCCCTCCCGTGCAATTGTGTGCAAGGAATCGGTTGACTTTGAAATCCAACTGAAAGTAAGAGGTACAACGGAGTCTGAAGATAGAGCATTGATCACTGGTGTGTGCACTTACAACAGAGGGGATGATACTGTTTGCTTTACGAACTGCTTCTGCACCGCAGAGTTTAGATTGGAGGTACTTCAGGAAACAGTCCAGGCCACTGTTTTGGGTGTCCGTGTCAAAGATGGGTCATGGCCTTCTGGATGTGGAGGTCGAGTCACTTGCTCACTCATTGATGGTGAAATTGACGACACACCCGGGCAACTTGAGCTGCTTGTTTCTCGTGGCAGTGCCATGCCCGTGACTTCTGAGGGTTACCTTCTTCTGTCAAGGAATGTCGTTTCTGTGGATGTTAACAGGAACCTGAATTTTCTCCTAGAGGCCTGCTTACCATCTGGTGATATCATTGCACAAAAAGTATTGTCCTTTGAACCCAAACTTTGCAACATAAGTCAGGGTAGTTGTGAACTTAATGGTATTGAGTTGGAGATCACTGTTGCTTGGTCTTGTCTTGTTTCTGAGAAGCGGGATATTTCGGTACAAGGATGTGTTGGTGATGAGGAGCAGGACGGGGACATTGCATCAATGGAGCAGCAGGTGCCGAAGATAGACTCCAAATTGACATCGGAGGTGGGGCCCGAGGCGGAGACGGAGTCGGCGATGAGTCTGGATACCAGTGAATTGGCGAATGAATCGAGTACCTCCATGTTCATATCAGACAAGTCAATACTTGAACCTGCAGATTCTGTTGCCACCAACACAGGTTACGATGTTGAGAAGATGTATAGAGGCAAATCAGACGAACAATTAAAAATTGAGGCCAAGGAGATGGCTGCCGAACAGAAGAGTTTTGACATGTATGTTGATGCCTGGGAAGGGTCATGGGGTTATGATGGGTTCGGTTGCTTCCGGGACATGA CGACAGTGAGTTCCATGCAATACACACACTTGGTACCAGGGAGCACCCCGTTGCACTATGGTCGAGTATTGCACTATGGTCGAGTGTTGCCTAGCCTGCAGATATTCTCCGTTAAACTCGCAGAAATACGAGGTGGTCTGGAATGGCCGTTGCCAGTGTACGGCACGGTCGCTGCCCGAGACCATGTGGATCACAATCGCAACCTTCTGTTTGCCCGCAACAGGAGCGAGTGCCAGATACTCAATGAAGAG GACTCCTTTTTGACCTTGACTGGCCCCTCTCGTGCAATTGTCAGCGAGGAATCTGTTGTCTTGGAAATCCAACTAAAAGTAAGAGGTAGAACCAAGTCTCAAGATAAGCCACTGATCAATGGCGTGTGCACTTACTACAGCAGAAGAGAAAACCCCATTTGCTTTACGAATTGCTTTTGCACCGTAGAGTTAAGTTTGGAGGAACTTCGGAGAACAGTCCAGGCCACTATTTTGGGTGTCCGTGTCAAAGAGGAGGGGTCATGGCCAGGATTCGGAGGTCGAGTTGCTTGCTCAGTCATTGGACCTGATGCCAGTCCTCAGGAAGTTGAGCTTCTTGATTCTCGTCATAGAGCCATGCCGATGACTTCTCAGCGTTACCTTGTTCTATCAAGGAATGTTGTATCTGTAGACTTTtgtggaagcctgaattttgtatTGGAAGCCTACTCAGATTCTGGTGATATAATTGCACAAAAAAATGAGTCCTTGAAGCCCAAGTTTTGCAACATAAGCCAGCAAACATGTAAACTTACTGGAGACATTGAGTTGGAGATTACTGTTGCATGGTCCAGTCTCATTTCTGAGAAGTGGGACATCTCGGCACGAAGATGTTATGGCTAG